In Desulfomonilia bacterium, a single genomic region encodes these proteins:
- a CDS encoding transposase, with protein sequence MNKRRTHSNEFKAMVALEAVRGDKTINEIASDYKIHPNMIAKWKKQLMERIPDVFEHGMKEKPDDAGKEELYKQIGKMKVELDWLKKKVGLIG encoded by the coding sequence ATGAACAAGAGAAGAACACATAGTAATGAATTCAAGGCCATGGTGGCGCTTGAGGCTGTCCGGGGCGACAAGACGATAAACGAGATAGCATCTGATTATAAGATTCATCCGAATATGATTGCCAAGTGGAAAAAGCAGCTCATGGAAAGAATACCTGATGTATTTGAACACGGGATGAAGGAAAAACCCGATGATGCTGGAAAGGAAGAGCTTTACAAACAGATAGGGAAAATGAAGGTCGAACTGGACTGGTTGAAAAAAAAAGTCGGACTTATCGGTTGA